Genomic DNA from bacterium:
CGACGTGTTGCCCGAGCTCAGCAAGGCCTGGTTTCCGGTGGTCTCCGACATGGCCCTGGTGATGATCGGCTTCCTGCTCGGTGGGCGACTGACGCGGGGGAACTTGCGTGAGCGTGGGCGGCTGGTGGTCGTGCTCTCCCTGGCCGTAGTCGCCGCAACCGTCGCAGTCTTGTGGCTGGGCCTCCTGGCGCTCGGCGTGCCGGGAGCCGTTGCGCTCCTTCTCGCGGCGATCGCGACGGCGACTGACCCGGCCGCCACTGCCGACGTGGTGCATACCCATGGCCGGGAGACCCCGTTCACCGACACGCTTCTCGCGGCCGTTACCGTCGATGACGTGTGGGGCCTGGTCGTCTTCAGCCTGGCGTTGGCCCTGGTGCTGCTCGCCCAGGGCGACGGCGCGTCAGGGGTGTTGTTCCACGGCCTCTGGGATCTGGGCGGAGCGCTGGCTCTCGGTGTCGCGCTCGGCGTGCCGATGGCGCGTCTGACCGGGCGCATCGATCCTGGCGAGCCGAGCCTGTACGAGGCCCTGGGCCTGGTATTCCTCTGTGGTGGCCTGGCGCTCTGGCTCGACGTTTCGTTCCTGCTGGCATCGATGACGCTAGGCGCCGTGGTTGCGAACCTGGCGAGCCATCACGATCGTCCATTTCATGCGATCGAGGGCATCGAGTGGCCCTTCCTGATCGTGTTCTTCGTACTGGCCGGCGCAGCTCTCGATCTGGGCGCCCTGGCAGAGGCGGGCCCGTGGCTGATCGCGTACGTCGTCCTGCGCGTGGTCGGGCGCCTGCTGGGAGGCTGGCTCGGTGTGGCCCTTCTCCGCGTCGGTACCGGGATGCCGGAGCTGCGCCAGATGGGCCTGGCCATGCTTCCCCAGGCCGGAGTCGCTCTCGGCATGGCGCTGGTCGCCGCGCGGAACTTCCCGGACCAGGGTGGGGCCATTCTTCCGGTGGTCATTGCTGCCACGGTGGTGTTCGAGGTCATCGGGCCGTTGGCGACGCGTTGGGCGATTGCGCGAGCTGACGTGTCGGCGGCTTGATCGATGAATTCAGCCGACTCCGCGGGTCGTGTAGCGTCAGGCCCGGGTCTTCGAAGACCAATGATCCTCGGGTAGCCCGGCCTTCTTCCAGAGTGCGCCGACGAACCTTCCTCTTCGTCGTCTTGGCGTGGATGGGAAGCGCATGATCGAAGGCATCCCTTCGTGAGTGCGCAGCTCGAGCATCAAAGACCGCTTGTTCAGACCATCCGCGCGCGAGTCAGTCCTCCGACACGCCTTTGGGCGCGCGCTGTTTCATGAATCCGAACATGTAGCCGGCAACACGGCGCATCTGGATCTCTTCCGCACCTTCCGTGATGCGGTAGCGGCGGTGGTGGCGATAGATGTGCTCGAAGGGCTTGTGTCGCGAGTATCCGAGGCCTCCGTGGACCTGCATGGCGCGATCCGCGGCGTCACAGCAGAGTCGGTTTGACCAGTAGTTGCACATCGACACCTTGTCCGAGACGGAGAACGCTCCGTAGGTGTCCATCTGCCAGGCGGTCTTGTGGATCAGTGCTCGCAACATCTCGCATTGCGTCTGGAGCTCGACCAGCGGGAACTGGATCGCCTGGTTGGTCGAGAGCGGCTTGCCGAAGGGGCTTCGGACCTTCGCATACTCGACCGACTCGTCGATGCAGAACTGCGCGGCACCGAGGCTCGAGGCCGCCTGCCGAATGCGATTCTCGTTGAAGAAGTGCTGGACCACTCCGAGTCCGCGCCCTTCACCCCCGAAGATCGCCGAATCCGGAACCTTCACGTTGGTCAGCGAGACGTGACCGTGATCAGTCGGCATGTTGAACGTCCACAGCATCTCTTCGACCTCGAAGCCGGGGGCGACCATCGGGACCATGAAGGCCGTGATCCCGTGTGCGTCGCCCGCCTTGCCGGAGGTGCGGGCGAAGATCAGGTCGTAGGGGGCGCTGTGGATGCCGGTATTCCAGGTCTTCTCCCCGTTGATGCACCAACCGTCTCCATCCCGGACCGCGACTGTTTCCATGTGGGTCGCATCGGATCCGTGCTCGGGCTCCGTGATTCCAAAGGCGAAAGACCGGCGGCCTGCCAGGATCTCGGGAATCCACTCGGCTTTCTGCTCTTCCGTGCCGTGCTCGATCATCAACAGCAAACCGACGTTGTTGCCGACGATTGAGTGCTCGTTCTGCAGGTCGCAGTGAAGCCCGAGCCCCTTGGCCGCGAGGTGCTCGCGGATGACGGCCATGTCGAGGTTGGTTCCCTCCTGGCCGCCGTACTCCTTGGGATAGGGGTATCGGTAGTGGCCGGCGACATCGGCCCGCCGACGAGCTTCCCGCAGCAAGGCCTCCCATTGGTGATCGGGCAGACCCGCACGATCCCAATCGGTACGCGCGTCCTCCCGCCTGTGATCGAAGAAACGGATGTTGTCGTCCTGCTCCTCGAGCGGTTTGATCTCCCGCTCGATGAAGGAGTCGAGCTCTTCCAGGTAGGTTGCCAGTTCTCTGGGGATGTCGAAATCCATGGTGATCTTCCAGGTTGCGCAGCGCGTGCAGGATGTTCTGTCGTGATCGGACGTCGAAAGGGCGAGATCCGCGGGCGGATCACGGAGGCAACAGTCTCAACTTCTCGAGCGGTCTGAACCGGTTCATGAAGCTGTGGTACTGCATCTTGAGCCCGGCCATGAGCATGCTTCTCTTGAGGTGCTTCTTCAGCGCCTCATTCGTGGCGAACTGGTCGATCTCACGGTGCTGATTCTTCCGGGTCTGCGTGACGATGGTGTTCGCCAGGTCTGCGTATTCCTGCAGGGCGTCCGTGCCCTTCTCGTCCGACCGGATGATGGCTTCGGCTGCAAATCGCCCGGAGAGGGCGGCCGCATCCTGTCCGACACCCCTCACA
This window encodes:
- a CDS encoding cation:proton antiporter, whose translation is METAPDNVARILIALGVIFLAALAFDAIGRRTPLPRVTMLLLFGFAVGPSGLDVLPELSKAWFPVVSDMALVMIGFLLGGRLTRGNLRERGRLVVVLSLAVVAATVAVLWLGLLALGVPGAVALLLAAIATATDPAATADVVHTHGRETPFTDTLLAAVTVDDVWGLVVFSLALALVLLAQGDGASGVLFHGLWDLGGALALGVALGVPMARLTGRIDPGEPSLYEALGLVFLCGGLALWLDVSFLLASMTLGAVVANLASHHDRPFHAIEGIEWPFLIVFFVLAGAALDLGALAEAGPWLIAYVVLRVVGRLLGGWLGVALLRVGTGMPELRQMGLAMLPQAGVALGMALVAARNFPDQGGAILPVVIAATVVFEVIGPLATRWAIARADVSAA
- a CDS encoding acyl-CoA dehydrogenase family protein, which encodes MDFDIPRELATYLEELDSFIEREIKPLEEQDDNIRFFDHRREDARTDWDRAGLPDHQWEALLREARRRADVAGHYRYPYPKEYGGQEGTNLDMAVIREHLAAKGLGLHCDLQNEHSIVGNNVGLLLMIEHGTEEQKAEWIPEILAGRRSFAFGITEPEHGSDATHMETVAVRDGDGWCINGEKTWNTGIHSAPYDLIFARTSGKAGDAHGITAFMVPMVAPGFEVEEMLWTFNMPTDHGHVSLTNVKVPDSAIFGGEGRGLGVVQHFFNENRIRQAASSLGAAQFCIDESVEYAKVRSPFGKPLSTNQAIQFPLVELQTQCEMLRALIHKTAWQMDTYGAFSVSDKVSMCNYWSNRLCCDAADRAMQVHGGLGYSRHKPFEHIYRHHRRYRITEGAEEIQMRRVAGYMFGFMKQRAPKGVSED